The following are encoded together in the Chanodichthys erythropterus isolate Z2021 chromosome 16, ASM2448905v1, whole genome shotgun sequence genome:
- the dsela gene encoding dermatan-sulfate epimerase-like protein, producing the protein MVMENMQRSAVLLCVLAVGLAFGGISSASERYVSLKEHQTDNTTLSSHLHPKLYFDQTEVDLMKQRATTTHRHLFKVIRNAVSVMLSNAAAYQPPVNHEDFGKKWNEIYGNNLPPLALYCLLQPDDAAASQFLIEYMDRMVEYPDWMVSSAPNDEVPIAHSLTGFATAYDFIYTFLDTQRRLRYLTKIRSVTEELFELSKHRGWGKQFLQNHQTTNIIAILIGALVAGEHSDPETMIWKQISVNYMEKTMFLLSHIVDGSLDEGVAYGSYTAKSITQYVYLAMRHFQIDNTQNNWLKAHFMFYFATLLPGFQRTVGIADSNYNWFYGPESQLVFLDAYVLRNGSGNWLAEQIRKRRPKDGPMMQSAAQRWATLHTEYIWYDSELTSKPPPDFNKATMHVFSNWGVVTYGAGLPQAQGNTFVSFKSGKLGGRAVYDIVHAQPYSWVEGWTNFNPGHEHPDQNSFTFAPNGQVFVSEALYGPKYSYLNNVLVFAPSPTSQCNQPWEGQLGECSKWLRWGEKEVGETAGEVIAASSHQDMLFVSGESASAYSSAMKLKSVYRALVLLNSQTLFVLDHIEKHERSPLTSLSAFFHNLDFDFRYVPHRSFGKYNGVLMDVWDAHYKMFWLDAQGSSPVARIQEAEQAAEFKKRWTQFINVTFPMENPVTRVAYLMYGPYVKVSDCRFIDNSKNGVKISVTLNDTETVVSVVTNYRDIEARHSYLGFAGFAKTEENKRIVQFGQGIQTLPSQVTKDFVFDFGLVVNISAILTLCFALAFIIKKRKFHVSFNMLIHCTLICVLFLWVTELLSVFYGCEQLSCLFKSKDSSIYDGTDSSIPDLLPVITITSMPGSGAEILQHLFDNSSDFVYLRIPSIYLRFPVSPFISLVDACEWSGADAQNGRFRVIQGWFHSIVHNVKLHLQNIQLHQSNDETGNNVKAKSQRNRRMLLSEQTRTGSGKRTHMDIGYIQELRQHLVKYPNARPVLSMGSGGWFLKLPYLQQVIGRSLRSVHVVRDPRAWIYLMLYSSKPSLYFRKNIKRHIANIFKQNIDGVDQGCGTVDSHFLPLKKILSQPDPNPVQLLAQLWLAHNSAGLKVSASLPSNTYLIVKFEDVVYFPEETARTIHNFIGIPVAPAALNQLTFATSTNLYNLIYEGDISPAKINMWKTNMAIDEIKLIEDTCWPVMEKLGYKRHTVSHSFL; encoded by the coding sequence ATGGTCATGGAGAACATGCAGAGGTCTGCGGTTCTGCTCTGTGTCTTGGCTGTGGGACTTGCTTTTGGTGGAATTTCGTCTGCTTCAGAGAGATATGTGTCTTTGAAAGAACACCAAACAGACAATACCACCTTGTCGTCACACCTTCACCCCAAGCTATACTTTGATCAGACAGAGGTGGATTTGATGAAACAGAGGGCCACCACCACGCATAGACACTTATTCAAAGTGATTCGAAATGCAGTTTCTGTTATGTTATCCAATGCAGCTGCTTACCAGCCTCCAGTGAACCATGAGGATTTCGGCAAGAAATGGAATGAGATTTATGGCAACAATCTGCCACCTCTTGCACTATACTGTCTGCTTCAACCTGACGATGCTGCTGCCTCTCAGTTTTTGATTGAGTACATGGATAGAATGGTGGAGTATCCAGATTGGATGGTGTCCAGTGCCCCAAATGATGAGGTTCCGATTGCTCACTCCCTCACTGGTTTTGCCACAGCATATGATTTCATTTACACCTTTCTTGACACCCAGAGAAGACTGCGATATCTCACAAAAATACGATCTGTTACTGAGGAGCTTTTCGAGCTGTCCAAGCACAGAGGATGGGGAAAACAGTTTCTACAGAACCACCAGACTACTAATATAATAGCCATTCTCATTGGCGCTCTTGTGGCAGGGGAACATAGTGACCCAGAGACCATGATATGGAAGCAAATATCAGTGAACTACATGGAGAAGACCATGTTCCTTCTCAGCCACATTGTCGATGGCTCTCTCGATGAGGGAGTTGCATACGGTAGCTACACCGCAAAATCCATCACTCAGTATGTTTACTTAGCCATGCGTCATTTTCAGATAGACAACACGCAGAACAACTGGCTCAAAGCGCACTTCATGTTTTACTTCGCTACACTGCTTCCTGGATTTCAACGAACGGTTGGCATTGCAGACTCCAATTATAACTGGTTCTATGGGCCAGAAAGCCAGCTTGTATTTCTGGATGCATACGTGCTCCGAAATGGCTCAGGAAACTGGCTGGCGGAACAGATTAGGAAGCGTCGTCCTAAAGACGGACCCATGATGCAATCAGCTGCCCAACGTTGGGCTACTTTGCATACAGAGTACATATGGTATGACTCTGAGTTAACTTCAAAGCCTCCACCTGACTTTAACAAAGCAACCATGCATGTTTTCTCCAACTGGGGTGTGGTGACGTATGGGGCAGGGTTGCCTCAAGCTCAGGGTAATACCTTTGTGTCATTTAAATCTGGAAAATTAGGAGGGCGAGCGGTGTACGATATTGTCCATGCCCAACCTTATTCTTGGGTTGAAGGCTGGACAAACTTCAACCCAGGGCATGAGCACCCTGATCAAAACTCCTTCACTTTTGCACCAAATGGACAAGTGTTTGTCTCTGAGGCCTTGTATGGTCCTAAATACAGCTATCTTAACAATGTGTTGGTATTTGCCCCCTCACCCACCAGCCAGTGTAATCAGCCATGGGAAGGACAGTTGGGGGAATGTTCAAAGTGGCTACGATGGGGAGAAAAGGAAGTTGGGGAAACCGCTGGGGAGGTCATCGCGGCTTCGTCGCATCAGGACATGTTGTTTGTGAGTGGAGAGTCTGCTTCGGCCTATTCATCCGCCATGAAGCTAAAGAGTGTGTATCGGGCACTTGTGCTTCTCAACTCTCAAACATTATTCGTGCTGGACCACATTGAGAAACATGAGCGCTCCCCTCTCACTTCCCTAAGTGCGTTTTTTCACAACCTAGACTTTGATTTCAGATATGTTCCTCACAGATCGTTTGGAAAATACAATGGGGTTCTGATGGATGTATGGGATGCACATTACAAAATGTTTTGGCTGGACGCGCAAGGATCCAGCCCCGTTGCCAGGATACAAGAGGCAGAACAGGCTGCGGAATTCAAAAAGAGATGGACACAGTTTATAAATGTGACCTTTCCCATGGAGAACCCTGTCACTAGAGTAGCTTACTTGATGTATGGCCCGTACGTCAAGGTCTCGGACTGTAGATTCATAGACAACAGTAAAAATGGAGTAAAGATATCAGTGACTCTTAATGACACAGAGACTGTTGTGTCAGTTGTAACAAACTACAGAGACATTGAAGCTAGACACAGTTACTTGGGCTTTGCAGGCTTTGCCAAAACAGAAGAAAATAAAAGAATAGTTCAGTTTGGCCAGGGAATTCAAACTCTGCCAAGTCAAGTCACAAAAGATTTTGTGTTTGACTTTGGATTGGTGGTAAACATCTCTGCGATACTGACTTTATGTTTTGCTTTAgctttcataataaaaaaaaggaaatttcaTGTGTCGTTCAATATGCTAATTCATTGCACTCTGATCTGTGTGCTGTTTTTGTGGGTGACTGAACTTTTGTCTGTTTTTTATGGCTGCGAACAGCTCTCGTGCTTATTTAAATCAAAAGACAGCAGCATATATGATGGAACAGACTCTAGCATCCCTGACCTCCTCCCCGTCATCACCATCACATCTATGCCGGGCTCGGGGGCAGAGATCCTTCAGCACCTTTTTGATAACAGCTCTGACTTTGTATACCTCCGGATCCCTTCCATCTACCTTCGGTTCCCCGTGTCTCCTTTCATCTCTCTGGTGGACGCTTGCGAATGGTCTGGAGCAGATGCGCAAAATGGACGATTTCGAGTTATTCAGGGATGGTTCCACTCCATAGTCCACAATGTGAAACTGCACCTGCAGAACATTCAATTGCACCAGAGCAATGACGAAACAGGGAATAATGTCAAAGCAAAAAGCCAAAGAAACAGAAGAATGCTGCTGTCAGAGCAGACGAGGACAGGAAGCGGCAAGCGTACCCATATGGACATCGGATACATACAAGAGCTCAGGCAGCACCTGGTAAAGTACCCAAATGCCCGGCCGGTGCTGAGCATGGGCAGTGGAGGCTGGTTCTTGAAGCTTCCTTATCTTCAGCAGGTCATAGGTCGCTCACTTCGCTCAGTTCATGTGGTCAGAGACCCACGTGCATGGATTTATCTTATGCTCTACAGCAGTAAGCCAAGCTTGTACTTTCGTAAGAATATTAAAAGGCACATCGCCAACATTTTTAAGCAGAACATTGATGGTGTGGATCAGGGCTGTGGTACAGTGGACTCACATTTCCTTCCTTTAAAGAAGATCCTCTCCCAGCCAGATCCCAACCCTGTACAGCTGCTAGCTCAGCTATGGCTGGCTCACAATTCAGCAGGACTCAAGGTGAGCGCAAGCCTGCCTTCAAACACTTACCTTATAGTCAAATTCGAGGACGTTGTATATTTTCCTGAAGAGACGGCGAGAACGATACATAACTTTATTGGAATACCTGTTGCACCAGCTGCATTAAACCAATTAACATTTGCCACGtccacaaatttgtataatctGATATATGAAGGAGATATATCACCTGCCAAAATCAACATGTGGAAGACCAATATGGCCATAGATGAGATTAAACTCATTGAGGATACATGTTGGCCTGTGATGGAGAAGCTGGGTTATAAAAGACATACAGTCAGTCATTCTTTTTTgtaa
- the tmx3a gene encoding protein disulfide-isomerase tmx3a, whose translation MKNVILTALLLVIAVVSGYVEELDDKFNEYRRNELWLVEFYAPWCTYCHTFEPIWYEVGAELKSLGSPVNVGKMDTTLHTNIASELNIRGYPTIKLFKGDLSFDYKGQRTKDAIIEFTNRVSGPVVRPLSSVQLFQHVMSRHDLIFVYIGGESFLKNEYYKAATEYIVHTYFFSASVKVLPKAVTLQDVPVVAVFKDGTYYLYNESNGNLSSWINRERFPSYFQIDSFSLYQMGEQSKLVALAVVDEKNPSEESIRYKTLMERLSTEYRDHYKSDYQFGYMDGNEYINGLIMGEVVMPSIIVLNMTIDGYFLPESKIETIEDLLLFLNRVLDGSATLLGGNGYLQCAKRAFYKAKSTLVLMFQTAPAFSCFVVGLPVGVVVMIIWGICTAVPVDDEKPEEGATASPGKKAKELQPDNTEKTSEAKKED comes from the exons ATGAAAAACGTAATACTTACAG CGCTTCTTTTGGTCATTGCTGTGGTGTCAGGATACGTGGAGGAACTCGATGACAA GTTTAATGAATACCGGCGGAATGAACTCTGGCTGGTGGAG ttTTATGCTCCATGGTGCACATACTGTCACACATTTGAGCCAATATGGTATGAAGTTGGTGCAGAGCTGAAGAGTCTGGGCTCTCCTGTTAATGTCGGCAAGATGGATACCACACTGCACACAA ATATTGCTTCAGAGCTTAATATTCGTGGATATCCAACCATAAAACT GTTTAAAGGAGATCTGTCTTTTGACTACAAAGGGCAGAGAACAAAGGATGCTATTATTGAATTTACCAATAGAGTTTCAGG TCCTGTGGTAAGACCACTCTCTAGTGTTCAGTTGTTCCAGCATGTGATGAGTCGTCATGATCTTATCTTTGTTTACATTGGAGGGGAGTCGTTTCTTAAG aATGAATACTATAAAGCTGCAACTGAGTATATTGTCcacacttattttttttctgcatctGTGAAAGTCCTTCCAAAG GCAGTCACTCTGCAGGATGTTCCCGTTGTTGCTGTGTTCAAAGATGGGACGTACTACCTCTACAATG AATCTAATGGAAATCTGTCTTCCTGGATAAATCGAGAACGTTTTCCCTCTTACTTCCAAATCGATAGCTTTAGTCTGTACCAGATGGGAGAACAAA GTAAACTTGTGGCATTGGCAGTAGTAGATGAGAAAAATCCATCTGAAGAAAGCATTCG CTACAAAACTCTGATGGAAAGGCTGTCTACTGAATACAGAGATCATTATAAAAG TGATTACCAGTTTGGTTATATGGATGGTAATGAATATATTAACGGTTTAATTATGGG GGAAGTTGTGATGCCCTCCATAATTGTGCTGAATATGACTATTGATGGATACTTTCTACCAGAAAGTAAGATTGAGACCATTGAGGATTTACTTCTCTTTCTCAACAGAGTTCTGGATGGCAGTGCAACG CTACTCGGAGGAAATGGGTATTTGCAGTGCGCTAAGAGAGCTTTCTATAAAGCGAAGTCTACTTTGGTG TTAATGTTCCAGACAGCTCCGGCCTTCTCCTGTTTTGTGGTTGGACTGCCTGTGGGTGTAGTTGTAATGATCATCTGGGGTATATGTACTGCTGTACCAGTAGATGATGAAAAACCCGAGGAAGGAGCTACAGCCAGTCCTGGGAAGAAGGCAAAAGAACTGCAGCCTGACAACACAGAAAAAACCTCTGAAGCAAAGAAAGAGGATTAA